The following nucleotide sequence is from Acidobacteriota bacterium.
ACCCGAATACTGTGAAACCCGTCCAAATCACCACGAAGCGCCTCCAGTCGGTTGCCTGGCGGAGATCGCAGATCCTTGAGTTCCCTCGCGCCGTTCAAAACATCCAACTTCCGGAGTGCTGTACTACGAATATCGGGAGGAAACTTCCTAATCGCCTTGCCACGTTCACCGTGATACAGCGCCGCGGTCGCTTTGTCCCCAAAGGAGACGATCATCCACGGAACTCCATGGAGCTATTTTACTGCTTTAACGGTATCCATGCAAGGCCTCGGTTCTTCAGATCCGTCTAACGTTAAAGATCAGCTGCAATTGCAAGTGACGGGAGGCTTGGCGTAGCCAAACGAGCGGCTTTTGCAATTGTCAGCTCCATCTTTTTGTTAGGCATCAGCGCGCTTCACTTCAAGAGCCTGTATTCAAATGGCATTCCAACCCGCAGCCATTAGCGGTCACTGCGTCTCCAAGAGTGGGCTCAATGCGATGGATGCCGGACCCTCGCCGGTGTGGAGTACATACGGACTTCGAACCAACTTCATCCCTGTGACGCTGTACACATCGATGTGGTGTGCCATGTTCGCTTGCACAAACAGCATTTCACCATCAGGACTGAATTCAATTCCCTGCGGTACGAATGCCATTGGGAGATAGTAGAGGAGCTGCATCGGCGATACGGTGAGGTCGACGACCGCGAGATGTCCAACGTAGGGACCATCAATGCAGGTAATCACCGCAAAGTCACCGCTTGGATGAAAGGCGGCACTCTCGAGCCCCTGTGCGACACTGGGGATCGCCTCAGTCACCTTTGGAGTTTCGAGTGTCATGTCAATACTAAGCACGGCGTCGAGCGGTGGCCTGGCTGCTAACCCTAGACCATTCAGGACGAGTGCGCGTGAGCCGTCCGGACTGAAACGAGGTGCGAAAGGCTGATCGATTTCACCCACTTCCGGATCGACTCCGATCTGCAAAGCATGACGGACAGTGTTGCCTTCGAGTACGAAGAGGTGCAACTCGACTTCCGCCGAGTAAGCGATTTGTTCGGCAGCGGTGACAATAATGGAGTGCCCGTCGGGACTTATCGCAAAGGATATAAAGTACAGTGGAAACGGCTCGCTCTGTGCCACAATTTCCAGCCCACCGGCCTCGACGCTTATAAGATGGATTTGATGATCGCTTATCGCGATTAGCGTTTCTCCGTCGGGGTGCGACGCAACTTGCCAGGCATGATCGGGGAGTGGCAACGTCGCAACCACTGGCAAATCAGGAGCGTCCAGGTCAACGAGCGAGATCTGGCTTGGCAGGCGCGTGTTTTCCGCCTGGCCCCAGGGATGATATGTGATCGCGGCGTACTTTCCGTCCAGTACTATGGCGGAGAAGGGTGCGCCCGCGAATGTGTTCGGTACGGTCCCGGATACCGTCCGTGTCAACGGTGGCGCATCCGGAGAAAGATCAATCACAGTGATCGAATCGGGCAACTCTTCTCCGCGCTGCCGGTTGGAATCGCCGTCATTGGCGCTGACAATGCGAATCGGAGACGACGAGACAACATATGGCGGACCGACGATGCCAGAACGGTCGACGGTAGTGCAGCCGGTACCCAGTGCTGCAACTAGCCAGAGCAATGTCAGGGAGCCACGCTTTCGCCGAGTTAGCCAGCCACT
It contains:
- a CDS encoding type II toxin-antitoxin system RelE/ParE family toxin; the encoded protein is MIVSFGDKATAALYHGERGKAIRKFPPDIRSTALRKLDVLNGARELKDLRSPPGNRLEALRGDLDGFHSIRVNVQWRIVFRWVDGDAQEVSVVDYH